From the Brachyhypopomus gauderio isolate BG-103 chromosome 5, BGAUD_0.2, whole genome shotgun sequence genome, one window contains:
- the helb gene encoding DNA helicase B isoform X2, with the protein MEWLPESRHVDPINVSKALSDFGEEDEQKRNVAKNIMTSLSQSDAGFLVSAANKYPLIMKYLPTLLPGQFLDLLNKGKDEELEKKRDTDISVSAVQDERNTTMLAKLEDVLKMDAWKLGFNHIIFKDLHLVRCEAKLQAFKDCGIYNKMASEKQDALLLYDCIKAYCRDSGHTYIDRDHLEWRLRCNMQEERTWETLAFLRKHGVLIVDRQKIALQNLYMYETDIAACLETLVNREPWRIELDVREVLLSMQRQRMRGSAEAATGTSASAQCAEEREEAMEEELDPAPEVLDPDQVRAAEMMCANPVVVISGKGGCGKTAVVSCVFKAAMDHLKKTKEAERHAGKDEAPNGEGEAPPGEAEGEAPPGEAEGEAPPGEAEGEAPPGEAEGEAPPGEAEVEVLLTAPTGRAASLLSKRTSFNAYTMHQILWNFRHTSKDKLLNWKFAHVRVLVVDEGSLVCVQMLQSILKILTEHAQLQKFIILGDVRQLPSIAPGNVLNDLFNGLRRVNWAIEMRTNHRAESQLIVSNAGLIADMGEKKMFCSLNFDAVVDLRTVPVISPDKKFILIRLPQNKREDDLQTAIKLLLDGPAPGLKDDRTSQFVAFKRDECALINELCCIHYSQHHIMTDKRRKDFQIKDKVCCTRNGYVALQDHQGGEEEKKDKQRLCNGEIFFIADDVTTQEGGKVTRRKLTLESDEAEDGRRLIVDYRELNRECKLQHGWARTIHTFQGSEAETVVYVVGDSKYETWKHVYTAVTRGRARVYVIAREDSLEKAIKTQVIRRNTRLAGLVTEMAARHGPARGDRTGQARAESPVPGSGSGPVPLPHPSAGPTQTHPAVMSEYGRSPDRERRGQSVASACSDELGPLQSGSPAASKRQSSVDNCTTPNKSLKTAATDSPLGCSRLGRLSLDGLHRPRRLYLEHPPPCQDQTP; encoded by the exons ATGCAGGATTTCTTGTGAGCGCTGCCAACAAGTATCCTCTTATCATGAAGTACCTGCCAACATTGCTGCCTGGGCAGTTTTTGGATTTGCTAAATAAAGGAAAAGATGAGGAACTGGAGAAGAAACGGGATACAGATATCTCCGTCTCGGCTGTGCAGGACGAAAGGAATACAACCATGTTGGCCAAGCTGGAGGATGTCCTCAAGATGGACGCATGGAAGTTAGGATTTAACCAC ATCATTTTTAAGGACTTGCATTTGGTCAGGTGTGAGGCTAAACTCCAAGCCTTTAAAGATTGTGGGATATATAACAAAATGGCTTCTGAAAAGCAAGATGCTCTTCTGCTGTATGACTGTATAAAGGCCTACTGTAGGGATAGTGGCCACACCTACATCGATCGGGATCATCTGGAATGGAGGCTGCGGTGTAACATGCAGGAAGAGAGGACATGGGAGACGTTGGCCTTCCTCCGGAAACATGGAGTGCTAATCGTGGATAGACAGAAGATCGCGCTACAGAACCTCTACATGTACGAGACGGACATCGCCGCGTGTCTCGAAACCCTGGTGAATCGGGAACCCTGGAGGATCGAGCTGGATGTGCGGGAGGTCCTCCTGTCCATGCAGCGCCAGAGAATGAGAGGTAGCGCTGAAGCTGCCACAGGAACGTCTGCTTCAGCACAGTGTGCAGAAGAGCGAGAAGAAGCCATGGAAGAGGAGCTGGACCCCGCACCTGAGGTGCTAGACCCTGACCAGGTTCGAGCAGCGGAGATGATGTGTGCCAATCCTGTGGTTGTCATCAGTGGGAAGGGAGGCTGTGGGAAGACCGCTGTGGTCAGCTGTGTCTTTAAAGCTGCCATGGATCATCTGAAGAAAACCAAAGAGGCTGAGAGGCATGCTGGGAAGGACGAGGCTCCGAATGGGGAGGGCGAGGCTCCACCCGGGGAGGCCGAGGGCGAGGCTCCACCCGGGGAGGCCGAGGGCGAGGCTCCACCCGGGGAGGCCGAGGGCGAGGCTCCACCCGGGGAGGCCGAGGGCGAGGCTCCACCCGGGGAGGCCGAGGTAGAGGTTCTCCTCACTGCTCCCACAGGAAGAGCTGCTTCCCTGCTGTCCAAGAGGACCAGCTTTAATGCTTACACCATGCATCAG ATCTTATGGAATTTCAGGCATACATCAAAGGATAAACTATTGAACTGGAAGTTTGCCCATGTCCGTGTGTTGGTGGTGGATGAGGGCAGTctggtgtgtgttcagatgcTTCAGTCCATCCTTAAAATACTTACTGAACATGCACAGCTGCAGAAATTCATCATCCTGG GGGATGTAAGGCAGTTGCCCAGCATTGCCCCAGGGAATGTTCTGAACGACCTCTTCAACGGTCTCCGGAGAGTAAACTGGGCGATTGAAATGCGTACTAACCACCGTGCTGAGTCGCAGCTTATCGTCAGCAATGCTGGACT TATTGCAGATATGGGGgaaaagaaaatgttttgttctctgAACTTTGATGCAGTTGTGGACCTGAGAACTGTCCCAGTGATCTCACCGGACAAGAAGTTCATTCTCATTCGTCTTCCACAAAATAAAAGAGAAGATG atcTACAGACTGCTATAAAGTTATTGCTAGATGGCCCGGCCCCTGGCCTGAAAGATGACAGAACCTCACAGTTTGTTGCCTTCAAGAG GGATGAATGTGCTCTGATCAATGAACTTTGCTGTATTCATTACTCGCAACATCATATAAT GACTGACAAAAGAAGAAAGGACTTTCAGATCAAGGATAAAGTTTGCTGTACAAGGAACGGCTACGTGGCACTTCAAGACCACCAAGGTGgggaagaggagaagaaggaCAAACAGCGTCTGTGCAATGGAGAGATTTTCTTCATCGCAGAC GATGTGACCACGCAAGAGGGGGGAAAGGTCACGAGGCGGAAGCTGACCCTGGAGAGTGACGAGGCCGAGGACGGCAGGAGGCTGATTGTCGACTACAGAGAGCTGAACAGGGAGTGTAAACTGCAGCACGGCTGGGCTCGAACCATCCACACATTTCAG GGCTCGGAAGCGGAGACTGTCGTGTACGTTGTTGGGGACAGCAAGTATGAGACTTGGAAGCATGTCTACACCGCCGTAACTCGGGGACGGGCGCGAGTGTACGTGATCGCGAGAGAAGACAGCCTGGAAAAAGCTATCAAAACACAGGTCATCAGGCGCAACACACGACTAGCGGGCCTCGTCACAGAGATGGCCGCCAGACACGGGCCAGCACGGGGAGACAGGACCGGCCAGGCTCGGGCGGAGAGTCCGGTGCCAGGGTCTGGCTCCGGCCCTGTCCCTCTCCCACACCCGAGCGCTGGCCCGACCCAGACTCACCCTGCCGTGATGAGTGAGTATGGAAGAAGccctgacagagagagacgtggGCAAAGCGTGGCCAGTGCCTGTAGTGATGAACTCGGCCCACTGCAGTCAGGAAGCCCAGCAGCCAGCAAGCGACAGAGCAGCGTTGACAACTGCACTACACCAAACAAAAGCTTAAAG ACCGCTGCAACAGACTCACCACTGGGCTGCTCCAGACTGGGGCGGCTGTCTTTGGACGGTCTCCATCGACCGCGACGACTCTACCTGGAACATCCTCCGCCCTGCCAGGATCAGACACCGTAA
- the dera gene encoding deoxyribose-phosphate aldolase gives MSVKNPGIDLDLEWVSRARVNTQAVLKRAQQVQGRKVAKKQWQAAWLLKAATCIDLTTLAGDDTPSNVHRLCMKAIQPVRRDLLKSMDMHDKGITTAAVCVYPSRVADAVKSLKAANSGLPVASVATGFPAGQTPLKTRLDEVRMAVQDGATEIDIVINRTLALTGQWAALYDEVRQFREACGDAHMKTILAVGELGTFTNVYKASLVSMMAGSDFIKTSTGKESVNATYPVAIVMVRAIRDYYLRTGYKVGFKPAGGIRTAQEALVWLVLMQQELGDDWLTPTLFRLGASSLLADIERQIYHYVTGSYAAYHELPMA, from the exons ATGTCCGTGAAAAATCCCGGAATAGATCTGG ATCTGGAGTGGGTGTCTCGAGCCCGAGTTAACACACAAGCCGTGCTGAAAAGAGCTCAACAGGTTCAAGGACGTAAAGTGGCCAAAAAGCAGTGGCAG GCAGCCTGGCTCCTGAAGGCTGCGACGTGCATCGACTTGACGACCCTGGCCGGCGACGACACGCCGTCTAATGTCCACCGACTGTGCATGAAGGCCATACAGCCTGTACGCCGAGACTTGCTGAAGAGCATGGACATGCACGACAAAG GTATCACCACTGCAGCAGTGTGCGTGTACCCGTCTCGTGTGGCTGATGCAGTGAAGTCCCTGAAAGCAGCCAACTCCGGCCTTCCCGTTGCTTCTG TAGCGACTGGGTTCCCTGCCGGTCAGACGCCACTGAAGACGCGTCTGGATGAGGTGCGCATGGCCGTGCAGGACGGTGCCACCGAAATTGACATCGTCATTAACCGCACGCTGGCTCTCACCGGACAGTGGGCAG CCTTATACGATGAAGTCCGGCAGTTCCGAGAGGCTTGCGGGGACGCCCACATGAAAACCATCTTGGCAGTAGGAGAGTTGGGCACCTTCACCAACGTCTACAAAGCCAGTCTGGTGTCCATGATGGCAG GTTCTGACTTCATCAAAACCTCAACTGGCAAGGAGTCTGTCAACGCCACTTATCCTGTTGCCATAGTAATGGTTCGGGCCATCCGAGACTACTACTTGAGGACAGGCTACAAG gTTGGTTTTAAGCCTGCGGGTGGGATTCGAACAGCGCAGGAGGCCTTGGTGTGGCTGGTCCTGATGCAGCAGGAGCTGGGTGATGATTGGCTGACTCCTACTCTCTTTCGCCTGGGAGCCAGCAGCCTGCTCGCAGACATCGAACGGCAG ATCTACCACTATGTAACTGGAAGCTATGCAGCGTATCATGAGCTTCCCATGGCCTGA
- the LOC143513793 gene encoding microsomal glutathione S-transferase 1-like yields the protein MAGVFDSEVFFAFSTYATIVILKMMLMAPLTAYFRITRKAFANMEDIRPGNTPEEKKKMLRSHEDVERVRRCHQNDLENIIPFVVVGLLYALTGPDLSSALLHFRLFVGSRCIHTLAYVMSLPQPSRGLSWMVGMVTTFSMAYRVLTSALLL from the exons ATGGCCGGTGTGTTTGACAGCGAGGTGTTCTTTGCATTCTCTACTTACGCCACCATCGTCATTCTTAAAATGATGCTGATGGCTCCTCTGACTGCGTATTTCAGGATCACCAGAAAG GCATTTGCAAACATGGAGGACATTCGGCCTGGTAATACTCcagaggagaagaaaaagatgTTGCGGAGTCACGAAGATGTGGAACGTGTTAGAAG GTGTCATCAGAACGACCTGGAGAACATCATTCCCTTCGTGGTGGTCGGCCTGCTCTACGCTCTGACGGGACCAGACCTCTCCAGTGCGCTACTGCACTTCAGGCTCTTTGTGGGTTCTCGATGCATCCACACACTGGCCTACGTGATGTCACTGCCCCAGCCCAGCAGGGGCTTGTCCTGGATGGTGGGCATGGTCACCACTTTCTCTATGGCCTACAGGGTCCTCACCAGTGCACTACTCCTATAG
- the LOC143514176 gene encoding microsomal glutathione S-transferase 1-like: MAEIAHMIDSEIFMAFSTYATIVTLKMMLLGPMTSYFRFKNKVFANMEDTFGGTTEQRKKMIRVDPDVERVRRCHQNDLENIIPFVVVGLLYALTGPDLSSALLHFRLFVGSRCIHTLAYVMPLPQPSRALSWVVGMITTFSMAYRVLTTALYL; the protein is encoded by the exons ATGGCGGAAATCGCGCACATGATTGACAGCGAGATCTTCATGGCCTTTTCCACCTATGCAACCATAGTAACCCTCAAGATGATGCTGCTGGGTCCCATGACCTCATACTTCCGCTTTAAAAATAAG GTGTTTGCCAATATGGAAGATACTTTTGGGGGGACCACTGAGCAAAGGAAGAAGATGATTAGGGTGGACCCAGATGTTGAGCGTGTGCGAAG GTGTCATCAGAACGACCTGGAGAACATCATTCCCTTCGTGGTGGTCGGCCTGCTCTACGCTCTGACCGGACCAGACCTCTCCAGTGCGCTACTGCACTTCCGGCTCTTTGTGGGTTCCCGATGCATCCACACACTGGCCTACGTGATGCCACTGCCCCAGCCCAGCAGGGCCTTGAGCTGGGTGGTGGGCATGATCACCACTTTCTCTATGGCCTACAGGGTCCTCACCACTGCACTCTATCTTTAA